The following proteins come from a genomic window of Streptomyces sp. NBC_00539:
- a CDS encoding heavy metal translocating P-type ATPase, whose translation MTTTTAGAAQVELAIGGMTCASCAARIEKKLNRMDGVEATVNYATEKAKVTFDADISVADLIAAVEATGYTAREPVKAPENGGPEAPAQETDELLPLRQRLVAAVCLAVPVVALAMVPAFQFEYWQWLSLTLAAPVVTYAAWPFHRAAWTNARHGAATMDTLISVGTTAAFLWSLWALFFGSAGTPGMTHAFEFTIARTDGAGNIYLEAAAGVTAFILAGRYFEARSKRKAGAALKALLELGAKEVTVLRGGREVTVPTAELQAGDRFLVRPGEKIATDGTVVEGSSAVDASMLTGESVPVEVGVGDPVTGATLNAGGRLVVEATRVGADTQLARMAKLVEDAQNGKAAAQRLADKISAVFVPVVIALALATLGFWLGSGSGLTAAFTAAVAVLIIACPCALGLATPTALMVGTGRGAQLGILIKGPEVLETTRKVDTIVLDKTGTVTTGKMTLLAVHTAEGTAENDVLRLAGALEHASEHPIAQAVASGAAARVGALPAPEDFANIPGLGVQGVVDGHAVLVGREKLLTEWAMVLPAHLERAKAAAEAAGRTAIAVAWDGEARAVLEVADAVKDTSAEAIRRLRALGLTPILLTGDNEAVAEAVAAEVGIDEVIAEVMPQDKVDVVKRLQAEGRSVAMVGDGVNDAAALAQADLGLAMGTGTDAAIEAGDLTLVRGDLRAAADAIRLARKTLGTIRSNLFWAFAYNVAALPLAAAGLLNPMIAGAAMAFSSVFVVGNSLRLRGFRAADN comes from the coding sequence ATGACCACCACCACAGCCGGCGCCGCCCAGGTCGAGCTCGCCATCGGCGGCATGACCTGCGCCTCGTGCGCGGCCCGCATCGAGAAGAAGCTCAACCGCATGGACGGGGTCGAGGCCACCGTCAACTACGCCACCGAGAAGGCGAAGGTCACCTTCGACGCCGACATCTCCGTGGCGGACCTGATCGCCGCCGTCGAAGCCACCGGCTACACCGCCCGGGAGCCCGTCAAGGCCCCCGAGAACGGCGGCCCCGAGGCGCCCGCGCAGGAGACCGACGAACTGCTCCCGCTGCGCCAACGACTGGTCGCCGCCGTCTGCCTGGCCGTGCCGGTCGTCGCGCTGGCCATGGTCCCGGCCTTCCAGTTCGAGTACTGGCAGTGGCTCTCCCTGACCCTGGCCGCGCCCGTGGTCACGTACGCCGCCTGGCCCTTCCACCGCGCCGCGTGGACCAACGCCCGGCACGGCGCCGCCACGATGGACACGCTGATCTCGGTGGGTACCACGGCCGCGTTCCTGTGGTCGCTGTGGGCGCTGTTCTTCGGCAGTGCCGGGACACCCGGCATGACGCACGCCTTCGAGTTCACCATCGCCCGCACCGACGGCGCCGGGAACATCTACCTGGAGGCGGCGGCCGGAGTCACCGCCTTCATCCTGGCCGGCCGGTACTTCGAGGCCCGCTCCAAGCGCAAGGCTGGCGCCGCGCTCAAGGCGCTGCTGGAACTGGGCGCCAAGGAGGTGACGGTGCTGCGCGGCGGCCGCGAGGTCACCGTCCCCACCGCCGAACTGCAGGCCGGCGACCGCTTCCTGGTCCGCCCCGGCGAGAAGATCGCCACCGACGGCACCGTGGTGGAGGGCTCCTCCGCCGTGGACGCCTCCATGCTCACCGGTGAGTCCGTGCCCGTCGAGGTCGGGGTCGGGGACCCCGTCACCGGCGCCACCCTCAACGCGGGCGGACGGCTGGTCGTCGAGGCCACCCGGGTCGGCGCCGACACCCAACTGGCCCGGATGGCCAAGCTGGTGGAGGACGCCCAGAACGGCAAGGCCGCCGCCCAGCGCCTCGCCGACAAGATCTCCGCCGTGTTCGTACCGGTCGTCATCGCCCTGGCGCTGGCCACCCTCGGCTTCTGGCTCGGCTCCGGCTCGGGGCTCACCGCCGCGTTCACCGCCGCCGTCGCCGTACTGATCATCGCCTGCCCGTGCGCCCTGGGCCTGGCCACCCCGACCGCGCTGATGGTCGGCACCGGCCGGGGCGCCCAGCTCGGCATCCTGATCAAGGGCCCCGAGGTCCTGGAGACCACCCGCAAGGTGGACACGATCGTCCTGGACAAGACCGGCACCGTCACCACCGGCAAGATGACCCTGCTCGCGGTGCACACCGCCGAGGGCACCGCCGAGAACGACGTACTGCGCCTGGCGGGCGCACTGGAGCACGCCTCCGAGCACCCGATCGCGCAGGCCGTGGCCTCCGGCGCGGCAGCCCGGGTGGGCGCCCTGCCCGCCCCCGAGGACTTCGCCAACATCCCCGGCCTCGGCGTCCAGGGCGTCGTGGACGGGCACGCCGTGCTCGTCGGCCGCGAGAAGCTGCTGACCGAGTGGGCGATGGTCCTGCCGGCCCACCTGGAGCGCGCCAAGGCCGCGGCCGAAGCCGCGGGCCGTACCGCGATCGCCGTCGCCTGGGACGGGGAGGCCCGCGCGGTCCTGGAGGTCGCCGACGCCGTCAAGGACACCAGCGCCGAGGCGATCAGGCGGCTGCGCGCCCTCGGGCTCACCCCGATCCTGCTCACCGGCGACAACGAGGCGGTGGCCGAAGCCGTCGCGGCGGAGGTCGGCATCGACGAGGTCATCGCGGAGGTCATGCCGCAGGACAAGGTCGACGTCGTCAAGCGGCTCCAGGCCGAGGGCCGCAGCGTGGCCATGGTCGGCGACGGCGTCAACGACGCGGCCGCCCTCGCCCAGGCCGACCTGGGCCTCGCGATGGGAACCGGCACGGACGCCGCGATCGAGGCGGGCGACCTGACCCTGGTGCGCGGGGACCTGCGGGCCGCCGCCGACGCCATCCGCCTCGCCCGCAAGACGCTCGGCACCATCCGCTCGAACCTGTTCTGGGCCTTCGCCTACAACGTGGCCGCCCTGCCGCTCGCCGCGGCCGGACTGCTCAATCCGATGATCGCCGGAGCGGCCATGGCCTTCTCCTCCGTCTTCGTCGTCGGCAACAGCCTGCGTCTGCGCGGCTTCCGGGCCGCCGACAACTGA
- a CDS encoding metal-sensitive transcriptional regulator: MAGYSAHKEDVIRRLRRIEGQVRGVQRMVDDDVYCIEVLTQVSAINAALQSCAVTLLDEHLACCVTEAIAQGGDDAKVKVGEATKAIARLIRT, translated from the coding sequence GTGGCCGGTTACTCAGCACACAAGGAAGACGTCATCAGACGCCTGCGGCGGATCGAGGGCCAGGTCCGCGGGGTGCAGCGGATGGTGGACGACGACGTCTACTGCATCGAGGTACTGACCCAGGTGTCCGCGATCAACGCCGCACTCCAGTCCTGCGCGGTGACGCTGCTGGACGAACACCTCGCCTGCTGCGTCACCGAGGCCATCGCGCAGGGCGGCGACGACGCGAAGGTCAAGGTCGGCGAGGCCACCAAGGCGATCGCCCGGCTGATCCGCACCTGA
- a CDS encoding BlaI/MecI/CopY family transcriptional regulator, with translation MRRLGDLEAEIMDRLWLWQRPASVREVVDDINLGRRVAYTTVMTVADILHRKGWLRREKSGRAWIYEAVRSREEYTAALMQDALGDSQDRKATLLRFVERMSHEDVEALDAALRAARPCPRPEARGSER, from the coding sequence GTGCGGCGACTGGGAGATCTGGAGGCCGAGATCATGGACCGGCTCTGGCTGTGGCAGCGGCCCGCTTCCGTCCGTGAAGTCGTCGACGACATCAACCTGGGGCGCCGGGTCGCCTACACCACCGTCATGACCGTGGCCGACATCCTGCACCGCAAGGGCTGGCTGCGCCGCGAGAAGTCCGGCCGCGCCTGGATCTACGAGGCGGTCCGCAGCCGGGAGGAGTACACGGCGGCGCTCATGCAGGACGCCCTGGGCGACAGCCAGGACCGCAAGGCCACCTTGCTGCGGTTCGTGGAGCGCATGTCCCACGAGGACGTCGAGGCACTGGACGCGGCCCTGCGCGCCGCCCGCCCCTGCCCCCGCCCCGAAGCCCGGGGCAGCGAGCGGTGA